CGGTCCCCGATCCGCAGGACGGTTCGCTGGTCCGCCCGCCGACCATGCTGACCTCGGATCTGGCGCTGCGCGTCGACCCGATCTACGAGCCGATCGCCCGTCACTACCTGGAGAACCCGGCCGAGTTCGCCGATGCGTTCGCCCGCGCCTGGTTCAAGCTGACCCACCGCGACATGGGCCCGATCCAGCGTTACCTCGGCCCGCTGGTACCCACCGAAGAGCTGATCTGGCAGGACCGCGTCCCGGCGGTCGACTTCGAGATCGTCGGCCCGGAAGAGATCGCGTCCCTGAAGTCGCAGATCCTCGATTCGGAACTGACGGTGCCGCAACTGGTGCTGGCGGCCTGGGCGTCGGCTTCGACGTTCCGGGGCAGTGACAAGCGCGGTGGCGCCAACGGCGCACGGGTGCGCCTGGCCCCCCAGAACGGTTGGGAGGCCAACGATCCCGATTCGCTGGCCCAGGTGATCCGAGTGCTCGAGGGCATCCAGGCGACCTTCAACGCGGCCGGTACGAAGAAGATCTCGCTGGCCGACCTGATCGTTCTCGGCGGTTGCGCCGCGGTCGAGCGGGCCTCGGCCGACGGTGGGCACGCCGTGTCGGTGCCGTTCACCCCGGGCCGCACGGATGCCTCCGCGGAGCAGACCGACGTCGAGTCGTTCGCCGCGCTGGAGCCGAAGGCCGACGGGTTCCGCAACTACCTCGGCAAGGGCAACCAGCTCCCGGCCGAATACCTGCTGATCGACAAGGCCAACCTGCTGAACCTGTCCGCACCCGAGATGACCGTGCTGGTCGGCGGAATGCGGGCGCTCGGCGCCAACAGCGGCGGCTCGTCGGTGGGCGTGTTCACCCCGACCCCGGGTGCCCTGACCAACGACTTCTTCACCAACCTGTTGGCCATGGGGACGACTTGGTCGAAGTCGACCGAGGATGCCGACCTCTTCCAGGGCCGCAACGGCGCCGGCGAGATCATCGCCACTGCCAGCCGGGTGGACCTGGTCTTCGGCTCCAACTCCGAGCTGCGGGCGCTGGCCGAGGTCTACGCCAGTGACGACGCCCAGGAGAAGTTCGTCCGTGACTTCGTCGCCGCCTGGGACAAGGTCATGAACAACGACCGGTTCGACCTGGTCTGAGTTACTCCGATTCCGGCCGGGCCGTCCTCATTGCGAGGGCGGCCCGGTTTGTCGTTCCCGGCTGAGAGCTAGTTGCCGAAGCTGTAGCGCAGGTTTCCGTTGATCAGCGTATTGATGCGCTTGCGGAAGTAGCCCAGCTTCGAGTCGTCCGGCCTCGGCTCGTTCAGCAGCAGCATCCAGGTCAGGTCGGTCCCGGCGCGGGCCGCGTCGTAGGGCAGATCGAATCGGATCTGTGCATCCGGCCGGCTCGGCCACAGGGACGACCACACCAGCATTCTCGGTGGGTCGGCGGACAGGATTCTCGGTCGCTGCTCGTCGTCTTCGAGGATCAGCCACGGCCGCGCCGGGTCGTGATCGGGATCGGTCAGGGCGTCGAAGATGATGTGCGGAGGCGCCGGCTGATTGCGCCGCCGTCGCCCACCCTCGATCATCGGGCGAGCTTAACCGGGCGCGACCGGGCGGGCGAGCGGAATTCCGCGGGCCGGATCGGTGGCTACCCGCCGGTCCGGGCCGACCGGGCCACGAGCGGCACGTGCACGGCGGCGGTCAACGCGACGAGAATGCCGACGATCCCGACGACGATCGCCCGTCGTGCCCGTCGGGGACAGGGCCGCACCGTCGGGGACACCGGTGTGGCTGAGCAGGATCACCGCCTCCGGCACCGCCAGCAGGGCCATGACGATGGGCAGCGCCCGGTCGCGGGGGCGTAGGACGGCGGCCCCAGGAGGATGACCACCTCGGCGATGATCACGACTGTGCCGAGCTGGACGGAGTCGTTGTGCCGATTGAGGCCACACAGGGTCGGCCAGGTCCCGTCCTCGGGGTCGATCCAGTGATGCAGCGGGAAGAACGTGACCACCACGGAGAAGACGGCCAGGCGGCATAGGAGGCGGCGCGGGAAGCCCGAACTGCGCGGTACGGACCGACTATTCGCCGGTCTGTCCGTCGATCGACTCGCGGAGCAGGTCGGCGTGTCCGTTGTGGCGGGCGTACTCCTCGATCATGTGGCAGAGGATCCAGCGCAGGCTGGGGGCCCGCCCGTCCGGCCAGGTTCGGACGGCGAGCTGCCCGAGATCAGGCGCTTCGGTCATCACTGAACGAGACCGGGCCACCGCGTCCCGCCACAATCCGTGCAGGTACCCGGGGGGGTCGTCGGTCGACGAGCGCCACTCCCAGTCCGGGTCGGAACTCCAGTCGGCGGTGTCCCACGGTGGGAGGGGATCGGCACCGGCGAACCACCGGGAGAACCAGTGGTCCTCGACGTAACTGAGGTGCTTGAGCAGCCCGCCCAACGTCATCGACGACGGCGCGACAGTGGCGCGCAAGTCGGCCGCGTCCAGGCCCTCGCACTTCCAGGCGAGCGTGGCCCGCTGAAATTCCAGGAAGCCCATCAGGGTGTCCGCCTCGCCCGCGGCGAGCGGGGGCTGCGGGCGGCCCTGCGCGTCGATGTCCGTCATGCGCCCGGAGTCTACGACCCGAACCCGGTCCATCCCGCGAGGTCAGGTGATCGTTCTGACGTCGTCGATCTGGAATCGCGGCTGCCAGGTCTGGGAGCTGCCGACGGCATGCATCGACGCCGAGATCGAGGTGACCGAGTCGCGTCCGGCGAACCCGGACAGATCGACCGTCAGGGTGGTCCAGCTGTCCGGGTTGATCGGGGCGGTGATCTGCGCGGTGGTGCCGTCGGTAGCGGTGACGACGATGGTCCCGGAGTAGCCGGTTGCCCCTGGGGCCCCACCGTAGGCGTCCATCGCCACGGCGAGGGTGG
This window of the Nakamurella panacisegetis genome carries:
- a CDS encoding DinB family protein, translating into MTDIDAQGRPQPPLAAGEADTLMGFLEFQRATLAWKCEGLDAADLRATVAPSSMTLGGLLKHLSYVEDHWFSRWFAGADPLPPWDTADWSSDPDWEWRSSTDDPPGYLHGLWRDAVARSRSVMTEAPDLGQLAVRTWPDGRAPSLRWILCHMIEEYARHNGHADLLRESIDGQTGE
- the katG gene encoding catalase/peroxidase HPI is translated as MNSEESEAKCPVTTVGPPNHPTEGAGNRDWWPNQLNLKILRKHPAVANPMGGDFDYAAAFATVDLDELARDVDAVLTTSQDWWPADFGHYGPFMVRMAWHSAGTYRISDGRGGAGAGMQRFAPLNSWPDNGNLDKARRLLWPVKKKYGRTVSWADLMIFTGNRALETMGFKTFGFAGGRADVWEPDEDVYWGPEHTWLGDERYTGDRNLENPLAAVQMGLIYVNPEGPNGVPEALGSARDIRETFARMAMNDEETVALIAGGHTFGKTHGAADPEQFVGPEPEGAPLEEQGLGWKQTFGSGKGRDVITSGLEVTWNSTPTAWDQSYLQNLFGYEWELTKSPAGANQWQPINGGGANTVPDPQDGSLVRPPTMLTSDLALRVDPIYEPIARHYLENPAEFADAFARAWFKLTHRDMGPIQRYLGPLVPTEELIWQDRVPAVDFEIVGPEEIASLKSQILDSELTVPQLVLAAWASASTFRGSDKRGGANGARVRLAPQNGWEANDPDSLAQVIRVLEGIQATFNAAGTKKISLADLIVLGGCAAVERASADGGHAVSVPFTPGRTDASAEQTDVESFAALEPKADGFRNYLGKGNQLPAEYLLIDKANLLNLSAPEMTVLVGGMRALGANSGGSSVGVFTPTPGALTNDFFTNLLAMGTTWSKSTEDADLFQGRNGAGEIIATASRVDLVFGSNSELRALAEVYASDDAQEKFVRDFVAAWDKVMNNDRFDLV